One stretch of Oncorhynchus masou masou isolate Uvic2021 chromosome 9, UVic_Omas_1.1, whole genome shotgun sequence DNA includes these proteins:
- the LOC135546704 gene encoding LOW QUALITY PROTEIN: P2Y purinoceptor 12-like (The sequence of the model RefSeq protein was modified relative to this genomic sequence to represent the inferred CDS: inserted 1 base in 1 codon), with protein sequence MDNTTELAMTPVNNNFTNSNCSRDNVLKTVVFPVLYSLLFLLGLSLNGLAVWVFFSIPSRSHFIIYLKNIVVADVLMTLTFPFKVLSDSNMASVGLRVFVCRVSSVLFYLTMYISILFFGLISIDRCRKTLQPFKVTNMARLTHRKLLSVAIWASLLTLSLPNMILTSHSPTSAYFKCSALKTEAGXLWHEVVNYVCQIIFWGNLVTVIVCYTLITKELYSSYARTRACRSTGAIHNAGTGGGNVEGQRQPRRKSVSSNVFLVLAVFFVCFVPFHFSRVPYTLSQTRVHMFDCNLKLFFFQLKESTLWLSSLNSLLDPLIYFFLCKSFRTTLFKTLRLPPGTCSWLTGRGSDPNTAEDQTQTQETPLGDTSIM encoded by the exons ATGGACAACACAACAGAATTGGCCATGACCCCTGTCAATAACAACTTCACCAACAGCAACTGTTCCCGTGACAACGTGCTGAAGACGGTGGTGTTTCCTGttctctactccctcctcttcctgttgGGCCTGTCCCTCAACGGCCTGGCAGTGTGGGTGTTCTTCAGCATCCCCAGCCGCTCCCACTTCATCATCTACCTCAAGAACATTGTGGTGGCCGACGTCCTCATGACCCTCACCTTCCCCTTCAAG GTGCTGTCTGACTCCAACATGGCATCAGTGGGTCTGCGTGTCTTTGTCTGCCGTGTCTCCTCTGTGCTCTTCTATCTCACCATGTACATCAGCATCCTCTTCTTCGGCCTCATCAGCATCGACCGCTGCAGGAAGACCCTCCAGCCCTTCAAGGTGACCAACATGGCCCGTCTGACCCACAGAAAGCTGCTCTCTGTGGCTATCTGGGCCTCCCTGCTGACCCTCTCCCTGCCCAACATGATCCTGACCAGCCACAGCCCCACCTCGGCCTACTTCAAGTGCAGCGCTCTTAAAACGGAGGCTG TGCTCTGGCACGAGGTGGTCAACTATGTGTGCCAGATAATCTTCTGGGGGAACTTGGTGACAGTGATAGTGTGTTACACACTCATCACCAAAGAGCTGTACAGTTCATACGCCCGCACCAGGGCATGCCGTTCTACTGGAGCCATACACAACGCTGGTACTGGCGGGGGTAATGTTGAAGGGCAGCGCCAGCCCCGGAGGAAGAGTGTAAGTTCAAATGTCTTCCTGGTGCTGGCTGTGTTCTTTGTGTGCTTCGTGCCGTTCCACTTCTCCCGCGTGCCGTACACCCTGAGCCAGACGAGGGTACACATGTTTGACTGCAACCTCAAGCTGTTCTTCTTCCAGCTGAAGGAGAGTACACTCTGGCTGTCCTCCCTCAACTCCCTCCTGGACCCTCTCATCTACTTCTTCCTCTGTAAGTCCTTCAGGACCACCCTGTTCAAGACCCTCCGTCTCCCACCTGGGACCTGCAGCTGGCTCACTGGGAGGGGGTCCGATCCCAACACAGCGGAGGATCAGACCCAAACACAGGAGACTCCCCTGGGAGACACATCTATTATGTGA